Below is a window of Bordetella genomosp. 9 DNA.
CCAGGCGCCGCGATGGTCGCCGGCGGCCAGCTTCTCGCGCGCCGCGCGTATCGAGCGGGGGCCCAGGCGGCCCAGCTGGCGCTCGGCCTCCTCCTTCGCACCCTGGTCGGCCGACGGATGGGCGAGCACCGCCGTGTAGGCATCGATCGCCTCGCCATACCAGCCGCCGCTGAAAGCCACCCGGGCGAAGTACAGCCGGGTGCTGAACTGGGCGGCGTCTTCGGCAGCCGCCAGCTTCAGGTGCCGCATCGCGGTCTGCTTGTCGCCCAGCGCATCCGCCGCCCGTCCGCGCATCGCGTCCAGCTCGGGGAAATCGACATGCGCGTCGAGCGCGATATCCGTCAGCTCGATCACTTCCTGGTGATTGCCCGCCAGCAATGCCGAGCGGACGGCCAGGCGCATCGCGCGTTCGAAGGCGCGCTGGGCCCGCACGCCGGCCAGGGCATCGGGATCGAGCAGACGGTGCGCGCAGATCCGTTCCGCCGCGTCGCGCAGGCGCCCTTCTTCCAGCGCGCGGGCGCCTTCCTCGGCCCACGTCGCCGACTGCGACCGCAGCCATGCGCGGACGTCGTCCTGCTCGCTCTTCACCAGTCCGCGGGACACGGCCAGGCCGGCCGCGGCCACCAGGAAGCCGCGCCAGGAGGCTTCCTTGACCAGTTCCAGCGCATCGGCATCGGCCAGCGCCGGGTACTCCGCCGCCAGCGCGCGCAGCGCGCCGCGGTCGCCAGCCATCAGGTGATGGCGCCACAGCACCGCATAGCCACGCCCATACGAAGGCAGCGCCGCGCGGACTTCTTCGACCCAGCGTATGGCGGCGTCCATCTCGCCGCTTGCCTGCAGCATCGACAGCACCGTGTCGGCCGCTTCCGTCGCCAAGGGATCGTCAGGCGACGAGATGCGGAACAACTGCCGCCAGCTGCCCAGCGCCTCGTCGACATTGCCCAGTTGCCCCGCGCAGATCGCCGCGATGCGCAGGATCTCCGGCGTCTCGATCTCGTCACCCAGCAGGCCGGCCGCCAGCGAGTACGCCACGTCGTGATGGCCCAGCTCGAAGTGATTGCGCATCAATATCTGCTCGGCCTTGCTGCCCGAGGCGATCTCGCCGTCCGCGCTCTGCAACAGGGCGATCGCGCCTTCGTGGTCGCCGAGCTCTCCCTGTATGCGCGCCAGCAGCAGCACATGGTCGGGGGTGCCGGGATGACGGCGCAGCACGTCGCGGGTGCGCCGCGACGCTTCGCGCAGCTCGCCCGATTCCCATATCTTCTCGATGCGTTCGGCGGCATCCTCGGCAGCCAGCTTCGCCGCCGCGGGCGCGGGGGTGGACGCGCCCATGCGCGGGCGCATGTAGTTCTTGTACCAGTCCGCGCACAGCCGCTCGGCGAACAATTCCGTGTAATGGGTCAGGTCCAGCCCGCCGTCTTCCATGGCGTCCGCCTGGCCGATCTTGTTCATCAACGGCGTGGGGTCATAGCACGGCACGCCGATGCGCTGCGCGCCCGCGCCCACGGACGAGATCAGCTGCTGCCGCTGCTCGATCGGCGCGTTGTCGGGGGTCAGCGCGTTCACATGCGTGACGAACACCACTTTGTCCTGCCCCAGCAGGTCGACGAGCTCGCGCATATCGCTTTCGATCTCGTCATCGGTCAGATCGCGCTTGACGATGCGCGCCAGCAGTTCGCGATCCTCCACGGACAGGCTCTTGAACACCGGATCCTTGTCCAGCAAGGCGCGCCGCTCCGCCAGGCCATCGGCGGCGGCCAGCGACCAGAACGTCCTGGTCCTGGCGCGGTCGGCGAAGAACTCGCTGAAATGGCGCGCCAGGTAATTCGACTGGATGGGGTAGCCGTCTATGGTCAGCAGCTTGCGCGAGGACAGTTCGACCATGTAGAGATCGGCCGGCTTGTGCGTGCCGCGGCGGGCCTGCTCGCCATTGGACGGGCGGAATATCAGCCGCTGCACGTCGGCGGGAATATCGCGCTTGCCGTACATGAACCGCACCTGCTGCAAGGCTTCGGCGCTGGTGTGCACGAAGCCATAGTTGCGCCCGAGTTGCAGTTTGATCGGGTAGCGCCCCACGGCGTCGCGCAGCGGCGTATGGATCCGGCAGGTTCCTACCGGAGCGATCGTGAAAGCAGTCATTCAGGTCACCTCTGTTGATGGATCGACGGTGAGGGGCTCGACGCCCTCGCTCACAGCGACCAGTACAGGAGATCGGGCTGGAGCCGGCTGCTGTCCAACACCGACTTCAGGTCGCATACCATGCCTCCGCGCTTGACCAGCTGCGGCAGGTCATCCCAGATGGACTCCATGGTCTGCTGATGCGGCACGGCGAGGATCAACACGTCCATGTCGTTCAGATGACGCCGCTCCGTGAGCTTGATGCCGTATTCGTGCTCCATCTGGGCCGCATCGGCCATGGGATCGCAGGCCAGAGGTGTAATGCCGTACTCGCCCAGCGCGTTGTACAACTCGACGACCTTGGAGTTGCGGATGTCGGGCACGTTTTCCTTGAAGGTCATGCCCATGATGCCCACCCGCGTCGAGCCGTTCAGGCGGCCGTTGCGCGCCAGCACCTGGACCACGCGCGACGCGACGTGATTGGCCATGCCGTCGTTGATGCGGCGGCCCGACAGGATGACTTCAGGGTGATAGCCCAGCTCCTGCGCCTTCGACGTCAGGTAGTACGGATCCACGCCTATGCAGTGGCCGCCCACCAGTCCCGGCGTGAAGCGCAGGAAATTCCACTTGGTTCCCGCCGCCGCCAGCACTTCGGACGTCCGGATGCCCACCAGGTCGCAGATCTTCGACATCTCGTTCATCAGGGCGATGTTGATGTCGCGCTGGGTGTTCTCCAGCACCTTGGCGGCTTCCGCCACCTTGATCGACGAGGCGCGATGCACGCCGGCCTCGATGATCTTCTCGTAGACGCCGGCGATGGCCTCCAGCGTGTCGGCGTCTTGCCCGGACACGATCTTGACGATCTTCTCCAGCGGATGCTCGCGGTCGCCGGGATTGATCCGCTCCGG
It encodes the following:
- a CDS encoding nucleotide sugar dehydrogenase encodes the protein MCGLGYVGLPVAVAFARRFDVVGFDVDKRRIARLKEADDWTGEIERHVLLDSTIQFTDEVNDLQGCDFFVVAVPTPVDEKCNPDFSLLVRACQSIGPVLRPGCIVVFESTVHPGATEEICGPELEKASGLRCGIDFKLGYSPERINPGDREHPLEKIVKIVSGQDADTLEAIAGVYEKIIEAGVHRASSIKVAEAAKVLENTQRDINIALMNEMSKICDLVGIRTSEVLAAAGTKWNFLRFTPGLVGGHCIGVDPYYLTSKAQELGYHPEVILSGRRINDGMANHVASRVVQVLARNGRLNGSTRVGIMGMTFKENVPDIRNSKVVELYNALGEYGITPLACDPMADAAQMEHEYGIKLTERRHLNDMDVLILAVPHQQTMESIWDDLPQLVKRGGMVCDLKSVLDSSRLQPDLLYWSL